Part of the Qipengyuania sp. SS22 genome, ACAATTCGTCATTGCCCGACAGTTGGCAAAACTCGTGATCGAGCCCCATGCGGTGATCGGCGACGCGCGACAGATCGCCACTGGCATCCTTGATGGCGACGATCCGTTTGGGATATTTGCGCACCAGTTCGACCACCGTCTCGTCCTCGATATCGGTCACCGTGCGGCCGGGTACATTGTAAAGGACGATCGGCAGGTCGCTGTTCTCCGCCAGGAAGCTGAAATGCGCAATCAGGCCGGTCTGGCTCGGACGGTTGTAATAGGGCGCGACGCACAGACCCGCTGCCGCCCCCGCCTTCTTCGAGAACTGCATATGCAGCAGTGCGTTGCGCGTATCGTTCGAGCCGCAGCCTGCGATCACCGGCACACGGCCCGCCGCCTGTTCGATACATACCTCGATCACCCGGTGATGTTCGGCATTAGACAGCGTCGAGGCCTCGCCCGTGGTGCCGCAGGGGACCAGCCCCTTGCTGCCATTGTCGATCTGCCAGTCGACAAGCTTGCGGAACGCGGCTTCGTCGAACGATCCGTCGCGAAAAGGAGTCGCCAGAGCTGGAATCGAGCCTGAGAACATTTACCTGAGTCCTGCGTTAGAGGAATGAAA contains:
- the dapA gene encoding 4-hydroxy-tetrahydrodipicolinate synthase, whose translation is MFSGSIPALATPFRDGSFDEAAFRKLVDWQIDNGSKGLVPCGTTGEASTLSNAEHHRVIEVCIEQAAGRVPVIAGCGSNDTRNALLHMQFSKKAGAAAGLCVAPYYNRPSQTGLIAHFSFLAENSDLPIVLYNVPGRTVTDIEDETVVELVRKYPKRIVAIKDASGDLSRVADHRMGLDHEFCQLSGNDELWLPHSAAGGSGCISVTANVAPALCAEFHDVIAANDLVKARALNDRLFPLHYAMFSDASPAPVKYALSRVHDWFEPDVRLPLCTASEASRKAVDEALEIAGLA